Proteins encoded by one window of Candidatus Nitrosocosmicus hydrocola:
- a CDS encoding sporulation protein Cse60 has product MTKVKFYSNQQLSEIEKSINDFLKKEEVKQLINIKFAVINRDGSNEYTALIIYEENMTLGKEDPQMYE; this is encoded by the coding sequence ATGACAAAGGTAAAATTCTACAGCAACCAACAATTATCAGAAATTGAAAAAAGTATCAATGATTTTCTTAAAAAAGAAGAGGTAAAACAATTAATCAATATAAAATTTGCCGTCATTAACAGAGATGGCAGTAATGAATATACTGCACTAATTATTTATGAAGAAAACATGACGCTTGGTAAAGAAGATCCTCAAATGTATGAATAA
- a CDS encoding Tat pathway signal protein, with protein MVTMLPPKAKLMLALREHRMHHVLWHTVRDNWEAQDEGEPVFSDSEKQRIRDMGWEPLRPSLDKDRVPKENNKSGEDFLFMHRQMILHVNTLLSEIGDTSYPEVVGWARVPPPNDPDYPVPPVWNSAPDYIKSRKTDNYYSDIMMQRENYFTTSENLSGMTLGQLGSQLEYRIHNPMHLRWASDPGEERPLVFPSDADAIDTKWDNPSYDYLADPYSSHVNYIFWKLHGWIDDRINDWMRANKITGEVPWSVEWDKNIMPQHGLIHEPHLMAKMDDRTNDIINRMEEVVKIVNKTNLITPFSVIDDGIT; from the coding sequence ATGGTAACTATGCTACCTCCAAAAGCCAAACTGATGCTGGCTTTAAGAGAACACCGAATGCATCATGTATTATGGCATACTGTGAGGGATAACTGGGAAGCACAAGATGAGGGGGAACCAGTGTTTAGCGACTCTGAAAAACAAAGAATAAGAGATATGGGATGGGAGCCACTTAGGCCTTCACTCGACAAAGATCGAGTTCCCAAAGAGAATAACAAATCTGGAGAAGATTTTCTATTTATGCATAGACAAATGATTTTACATGTAAACACATTGCTTTCAGAAATCGGAGATACATCTTATCCTGAGGTAGTGGGTTGGGCACGCGTTCCCCCACCAAATGATCCAGATTATCCTGTTCCTCCTGTGTGGAATTCCGCACCAGATTACATTAAGTCTAGAAAAACCGACAACTACTACAGCGATATAATGATGCAAAGGGAAAATTACTTTACAACCTCAGAAAATCTTTCAGGGATGACCCTCGGACAATTGGGGTCTCAATTGGAATACCGAATTCATAACCCAATGCATCTAAGGTGGGCTTCTGATCCGGGTGAAGAGAGACCACTTGTTTTTCCTTCAGACGCTGATGCTATTGACACTAAATGGGATAACCCCTCCTATGACTATTTGGCTGATCCTTATTCAAGTCATGTAAATTATATCTTCTGGAAGTTGCATGGATGGATTGATGATAGAATAAATGACTGGATGAGAGCAAACAAAATTACCGGAGAGGTTCCATGGAGCGTGGAGTGGGATAAGAATATCATGCCACAACATGGTTTAATTCATGAACCCCATTTAATGGCAAAAATGGATGACAGGACAAATGATATCATCAATAGAATGGAAGAGGTGGTAAAGATTGTAAATAAAACCAATCTAATAACTCCATTTTCAGTAATAGATGATGGTATCACTTAA
- a CDS encoding DNA-methyltransferase, whose amino-acid sequence MSNLSPYKIINSKNASTLKFFHNDCLNGMKNNIVSDSIDVVVTSPPYNICINYNTYRDDLPRKAYLDKLKRVSLEIKRVLKDNGSYFLNVGNKPTDQWIAWDVVSMLRGEFVLQNVIHWIKSIAINKPEVRGCSNIIEDIAVGHFKPIVSKRFLNDCHEYIFHFTKDGNRVLDKLSVGVPYQDKSNIGRWKTAKQDRRDRGNTWFIPYDTIQKRKDRPHPASFPVRLPEMCIKLHGLKDNMVILDPFMGIGSTAVASSRLGVSFIGFEIDKEYIDETILRVGSKVEPFNDMVM is encoded by the coding sequence TTGTCTAACTTGTCACCTTACAAGATCATAAACAGCAAAAATGCATCAACTCTCAAGTTTTTTCACAATGACTGTCTAAATGGAATGAAAAACAATATAGTATCTGATTCTATTGACGTAGTTGTCACATCCCCGCCTTACAATATATGTATCAATTATAATACATATAGAGACGATCTTCCAAGAAAAGCCTACCTTGACAAACTGAAGCGCGTAAGCCTAGAGATAAAACGTGTTCTTAAGGATAATGGCTCTTACTTTCTTAATGTAGGAAACAAACCTACAGACCAGTGGATTGCTTGGGATGTAGTATCTATGTTAAGGGGGGAGTTTGTATTACAGAATGTTATACATTGGATAAAGTCTATTGCAATAAATAAACCAGAAGTTAGAGGATGCTCTAATATCATTGAGGATATAGCAGTAGGACACTTTAAACCAATCGTAAGCAAGAGATTTCTTAATGACTGTCACGAATACATATTTCATTTTACTAAAGATGGAAATAGAGTTTTGGATAAATTATCAGTAGGAGTTCCATATCAAGACAAGTCAAACATAGGTAGATGGAAAACAGCAAAGCAAGATAGGAGAGATAGGGGGAACACTTGGTTCATACCTTATGACACCATACAAAAAAGAAAGGACAGACCTCATCCAGCATCATTTCCAGTAAGGCTTCCTGAAATGTGTATAAAACTACATGGTCTAAAAGATAATATGGTTATACTAGATCCCTTTATGGGTATAGGGTCAACAGCAGTTGCTTCAAGTAGGCTTGGAGTTTCGTTTATAGGATTTGAAATTGATAAGGAGTATATAGATGAAACGATCCTTAGAGTAGGTTCTAAAGTGGAACCTTTCAATGACATGGTTATGTAA
- a CDS encoding HPP family protein, with translation MSTQIDKAKENNDIEQISAKLFAGLFNGIPVVNDKDHVIGIVTAIDVLRSIRDGKTLKTMIAKDIMTPNPYVAKKDTPIHEIIDVMIEKGFVMVPIVEDNSNKILGVVSRIDIITEKLKEAFTSGKEEYSSRNGEEI, from the coding sequence ATGTCTACACAGATAGATAAAGCAAAAGAAAACAACGATATTGAACAAATTAGTGCCAAATTATTTGCAGGATTATTTAATGGTATTCCAGTGGTAAATGATAAGGATCATGTTATTGGTATTGTAACTGCAATTGATGTACTCAGATCTATAAGAGATGGTAAGACTCTCAAAACCATGATAGCAAAGGACATAATGACACCAAATCCGTATGTTGCAAAAAAAGATACTCCCATCCATGAGATAATCGACGTCATGATTGAGAAAGGATTTGTAATGGTGCCTATTGTAGAAGATAATAGTAATAAGATTCTTGGTGTAGTATCAAGAATAGACATTATAACAGAAAAATTGAAAGAAGCATTTACTTCAGGAAAAGAGGAATACTCTTCTAGGAATGGAGAAGAGATTTGA
- a CDS encoding patatin-like phospholipase family protein, with protein sequence MIQNNEKLLVLTKGKNGETFSIPTKQRALILQGGGALGYYEIGVLQSICDHLFNNIGSKDANFEVNDEKKSMNASKLNHANQLENSNEKVIIKQDKNGEQFFDIIAGVSIGAINAVCLVNHVLKNNGKWDGAIKDLKKFWNNFKAHTYVELNPWFGLAWNNLRFYNGELASAEAARRYWSFYELACLPPPFGGISPNLCNSVMQYDFKYLSHLNNFLLYDYKPLMTLMEKSINYPIKTDFEKNQPRLLLISVDVKDCSTAVTFDSYRNYKRVCDVCGQDLEHNKLLAKHVIDHVIEIANTSKDIDEQIISKSIPSNESNEDTNDNSQEHIWTSIYGDEDSDTRKHVVSYNGIDNDILMASCLFPYSKHHTSLYDLVSKEQRTFWDGAFLSNTPLRELLQKHKDFWTSYFKANDIDYDHTGEDESETSQSQRLGRSSGVPKIPDLEVFIVNLYPALEARDEPIPKDKDKIEDRMNDIRFHDRSKYDEKVAHLVTDYVDLTRRLIKLARKTGKVSEEQLNEVLGVTGESTKRDVKKRRNFLSLIEDKFLVKVYRIDRQDDKDTINGKASDFTPTTLENLYKEGMEDAKKWYEDIYKNSNNM encoded by the coding sequence ATGATTCAAAATAACGAGAAATTGCTGGTTTTAACTAAAGGTAAGAATGGTGAGACATTTAGCATTCCAACTAAACAGAGAGCGCTAATATTACAAGGTGGAGGTGCGTTAGGATATTATGAAATAGGTGTTTTACAATCAATATGTGATCATCTTTTTAATAATATAGGATCAAAAGACGCAAATTTTGAAGTAAACGATGAAAAAAAATCGATGAACGCATCAAAACTAAACCATGCGAATCAACTTGAGAATAGCAATGAAAAAGTAATAATAAAGCAAGATAAGAATGGCGAACAATTCTTTGACATTATAGCAGGAGTATCTATTGGAGCAATTAATGCAGTTTGTTTAGTAAACCATGTTCTAAAAAACAATGGCAAGTGGGATGGGGCAATCAAAGATCTCAAGAAATTTTGGAACAACTTCAAGGCACATACATACGTCGAATTGAATCCTTGGTTTGGACTCGCGTGGAATAATCTCAGATTTTATAATGGCGAACTTGCATCAGCAGAGGCTGCAAGAAGATACTGGTCTTTCTATGAACTTGCTTGTTTGCCCCCTCCATTTGGAGGGATATCACCTAATCTATGTAATTCGGTAATGCAATATGATTTCAAATATTTGAGTCATCTAAATAATTTTCTTTTGTATGACTATAAACCATTGATGACTTTGATGGAAAAAAGTATCAATTATCCTATTAAAACGGATTTTGAAAAGAATCAACCAAGACTTTTGTTAATATCCGTGGACGTCAAAGACTGCTCTACTGCTGTTACATTTGACAGTTACAGAAATTATAAGAGGGTCTGTGACGTCTGTGGCCAAGACCTCGAACATAATAAATTGTTGGCAAAGCACGTGATTGATCATGTCATAGAAATCGCTAATACAAGTAAGGATATTGATGAGCAGATTATTTCTAAAAGCATTCCTTCTAATGAAAGCAATGAAGATACTAATGATAACTCTCAAGAGCATATTTGGACTTCAATTTATGGGGACGAGGATAGCGATACTAGAAAACATGTTGTTTCTTACAATGGTATTGATAATGACATTTTAATGGCTAGTTGTCTGTTTCCATACTCTAAACATCACACAAGTCTTTATGATTTAGTATCAAAGGAGCAACGGACCTTCTGGGATGGAGCATTTCTAAGTAATACTCCACTAAGGGAACTATTGCAAAAACACAAAGATTTTTGGACCAGTTACTTTAAAGCAAATGATATAGATTACGACCATACTGGGGAAGATGAAAGTGAAACAAGTCAAAGTCAAAGGCTAGGTCGATCATCAGGGGTTCCTAAAATTCCTGATCTCGAAGTCTTTATTGTTAATCTTTATCCTGCTTTGGAAGCCCGAGATGAACCTATCCCAAAAGACAAGGACAAAATTGAAGACAGAATGAACGACATTCGTTTTCATGATAGGTCCAAATACGACGAAAAAGTGGCTCATTTGGTAACAGACTATGTGGACCTTACCAGACGATTAATCAAGTTAGCAAGGAAAACGGGAAAAGTTAGCGAGGAACAATTGAATGAAGTTTTAGGAGTCACAGGTGAATCAACCAAACGTGACGTTAAGAAAAGAAGAAACTTCTTGAGCCTAATAGAAGACAAGTTTTTGGTTAAGGTTTACCGTATTGATAGACAGGACGATAAGGATACTATTAACGGTAAGGCAAGTGACTTTACTCCTACGACTTTAGAAAATCTATACAAAGAAGGGATGGAGGATGCGAAAAAATGGTATGAAGATATATACAAAAATTCTAACAATATGTGA
- a CDS encoding C1 family peptidase produces the protein MKINGKDKGIGWIVVTDDGLSGSKLDSTIECSSPEKREEKIDLRRFYSQVKDQGKTNSASAHAVMDLVELYQQKNFGYHIDSSVSFLHSTSKYHLEAKSKEDYGIPLRLVMKSLTVFGIPEERYWPSTEVNFETKPDSNAYSIAQNFKATQYRRLDRHESGDMLLSSFKEYILNEIPVAFGFLVYDESILQSISSGQIPFPHKGKMSKKYHSVTAIGYDDDLIIKNKEADIETTGALIIRNSWGQNWGDRGYGFLPYEYILKYLISDCWVLLKQKWIDVKYFE, from the coding sequence ATGAAAATCAATGGCAAGGATAAGGGGATCGGGTGGATTGTGGTCACAGATGATGGTCTTTCTGGATCAAAGTTAGATTCGACGATAGAGTGTTCCAGCCCAGAGAAGAGGGAAGAAAAAATTGATCTACGGAGATTTTATTCACAGGTAAAAGATCAAGGAAAAACGAATTCAGCGTCAGCACATGCGGTAATGGACTTGGTGGAACTATACCAACAAAAAAATTTTGGTTATCATATTGATAGTTCAGTTTCGTTCCTCCATTCCACTTCTAAATATCATTTGGAAGCAAAATCAAAAGAGGATTACGGAATCCCACTAAGACTTGTGATGAAATCACTGACAGTATTCGGTATTCCAGAAGAACGATATTGGCCATCAACAGAGGTCAATTTCGAAACCAAACCTGATAGCAATGCTTATTCAATTGCACAGAATTTTAAGGCCACCCAGTATCGACGACTCGATAGACATGAGTCTGGAGATATGTTATTAAGTTCATTCAAGGAGTATATTTTGAATGAAATACCCGTAGCATTTGGTTTCCTAGTTTATGACGAATCAATCTTACAAAGTATAAGTTCTGGGCAGATCCCCTTTCCGCATAAAGGAAAAATGTCGAAAAAATATCACTCTGTAACTGCAATTGGATACGATGATGATTTAATTATAAAGAATAAAGAAGCCGATATAGAGACCACCGGGGCATTAATCATCAGAAATTCATGGGGTCAGAATTGGGGAGATAGAGGTTATGGTTTTTTACCTTATGAGTATATTTTAAAATATTTGATTAGTGATTGCTGGGTCCTACTAAAACAAAAGTGGATTGATGTCAAATATTTTGAATAA
- a CDS encoding Lrp/AsnC family transcriptional regulator has product MPRKFRKFGNNRNSSSSKAKQGIELAESGLKESQFTFDKINMEILKYILNNPHVKSTDIAKGIKVPLSTIQRRKGRIENSSILRGKFEIDYARFGMRTADLLIKVSKLDTEKIIEEIVKEHSKNLLEISIRIGQPEINLVVRVVYKDSDEIWKIMRSINTVEHVERIQWSEIVKMGLKNQNDLVENFFSVVGPKAPLPSFLI; this is encoded by the coding sequence TTGCCAAGAAAATTTAGAAAATTTGGAAATAATCGTAACTCATCATCAAGCAAAGCAAAACAAGGAATTGAACTTGCTGAAAGTGGCCTAAAGGAATCTCAATTCACCTTTGATAAGATAAATATGGAAATTCTCAAATATATATTAAATAACCCTCATGTCAAATCAACTGACATTGCTAAAGGAATAAAGGTTCCTTTATCAACTATCCAAAGAAGAAAAGGTAGGATTGAGAATTCTTCTATACTGAGAGGAAAATTTGAAATTGATTATGCAAGATTTGGTATGAGAACTGCGGATTTATTAATAAAAGTATCAAAATTAGACACCGAGAAAATAATAGAGGAAATAGTCAAAGAGCATTCCAAGAATCTGCTTGAGATATCAATTCGTATAGGACAGCCAGAGATCAACTTGGTAGTTAGAGTTGTCTACAAAGATAGTGACGAAATATGGAAGATAATGCGTTCAATTAATACGGTGGAGCACGTTGAGAGAATACAATGGTCTGAAATCGTAAAAATGGGATTAAAGAATCAAAATGATCTTGTCGAAAACTTTTTTTCTGTCGTTGGTCCTAAAGCACCATTACCAAGTTTTCTAATATAG
- a CDS encoding AAA family ATPase produces the protein MKIDNIKISNILSFREVDDVTKIPIIPLKSSMNILIGPNGSGKSNFLEILTRIFRNYLILGCVYDPQNIIYNKNNPSAYNLNNTIRREQRLYPLAKYRHSKSDSMVIELEILLSQGDLDNLLFIIHNRTELLNFFAKYTDASTSFEEVYERDLLKIQKLEISFHLEHNNNTPNIILKNNDPVNRFIHRYFQYFDYLQNLISLSNNHESKNWNPLNNTFLLISSHRDYHSIETSFPINNVEGYRSQDISNRISQDSAIIPHSQEPNNFLMAKYILAHKFNHLRESILKRRVEFPVGKTDTELFEESEDAIKNINKLLNKLVNLNLKIDKQDEINSTFDFLFYRNNNPISIQELSSGEKGIIYLVIGIYGLDIKDGLIIIDEPEIHIHPQMQQKLVEIINQAQYDLNLQVILATHSPVFVTPKTIQNIHRFFKSDNYTNIISNNITHAESELVNILTYTNSAKLFFSTRVIMVEGDSDEYFYKFLFENWKKLKILDDTDIDFVYIRGKGNYFSWNKFLSRFNIQSFYLGDLDNILNENFGIVEKDERKKLRSDFDKSQFSKTDKSDSNFLQFIRKERQEEWKHIVSKLESLGKQGLFFLQHGVLENYIYNITKDDKLENVIEFCNSHFEKWMIDTNYSTHRTELCKILKAIAK, from the coding sequence ATGAAGATCGACAATATTAAAATATCTAATATATTGAGTTTTAGAGAAGTAGATGATGTCACCAAAATACCTATAATCCCACTTAAGTCTAGTATGAATATATTAATAGGTCCTAACGGCTCTGGGAAGAGTAACTTTTTAGAAATTCTCACACGGATATTCAGAAATTACTTAATTCTGGGCTGTGTTTACGATCCTCAAAACATAATCTACAATAAGAATAATCCTAGTGCATATAATCTTAATAATACTATCAGAAGGGAACAAAGACTATATCCTTTGGCTAAATATAGACATTCAAAATCTGATAGTATGGTTATAGAATTAGAAATACTGCTTAGCCAGGGTGATTTAGACAACTTGTTGTTCATCATACATAATCGTACAGAGTTATTGAACTTTTTTGCAAAATACACGGATGCCTCCACTTCATTTGAAGAAGTATATGAAAGGGATTTACTCAAAATACAAAAATTGGAAATATCTTTCCATCTGGAACATAATAATAATACTCCTAATATCATATTAAAGAATAATGATCCTGTCAATAGGTTTATTCATAGATATTTCCAATATTTTGACTATCTCCAAAACTTAATAAGTTTGTCAAATAATCATGAATCCAAAAATTGGAATCCACTTAATAATACATTCCTATTAATAAGCAGTCATAGAGACTATCACTCTATCGAAACCTCCTTCCCAATCAATAATGTTGAAGGTTACAGATCTCAGGATATTTCAAATCGTATTTCTCAAGATTCTGCAATAATTCCTCATAGTCAAGAACCGAATAATTTTTTAATGGCAAAATATATTCTTGCCCACAAATTCAATCATTTACGTGAGAGCATCTTGAAAAGGAGGGTAGAGTTCCCAGTTGGAAAGACAGATACTGAATTATTTGAGGAATCCGAAGATGCAATAAAGAATATCAACAAGTTATTAAATAAATTAGTGAATTTAAATTTAAAAATCGATAAGCAAGATGAAATTAATAGCACATTTGATTTCTTATTTTATAGAAACAATAATCCCATTAGCATACAAGAGTTGAGTTCAGGTGAAAAGGGGATTATTTATCTCGTGATAGGAATATATGGTTTAGACATAAAAGATGGGCTAATAATCATCGATGAACCAGAAATTCACATTCATCCTCAAATGCAACAAAAACTAGTCGAAATAATTAATCAAGCCCAATATGACCTCAATCTTCAAGTTATACTTGCAACTCATTCTCCAGTTTTTGTAACGCCTAAAACTATCCAAAATATCCATAGATTCTTTAAATCAGACAACTATACAAATATCATTTCTAATAATATAACACATGCAGAAAGCGAGTTGGTTAATATCTTAACCTACACCAATTCGGCCAAACTATTTTTTTCAACCAGGGTTATCATGGTGGAAGGAGACAGTGATGAATATTTTTACAAATTCTTATTTGAAAATTGGAAAAAATTAAAGATTCTCGATGATACCGACATTGATTTTGTGTACATCAGAGGAAAGGGAAACTATTTCAGTTGGAATAAATTCCTCAGCAGATTCAACATTCAATCATTTTATCTCGGCGATCTAGATAATATACTAAATGAAAATTTTGGCATAGTCGAGAAGGATGAAAGAAAGAAACTACGAAGCGATTTTGACAAATCCCAATTTAGTAAAACCGACAAAAGTGATAGCAATTTTCTACAATTTATTAGAAAAGAACGACAAGAAGAATGGAAGCATATAGTTTCGAAGTTAGAATCTCTCGGGAAACAGGGCTTATTTTTTCTTCAACATGGTGTTTTAGAGAATTATATATATAATATAACGAAGGATGACAAACTCGAAAATGTTATAGAATTTTGTAACTCCCACTTTGAAAAATGGATGATAGATACAAATTACTCTACCCACAGGACCGAATTGTGTAAGATTTTGAAAGCGATCGCTAAATGA